GCCGGACCGGAGCAGGTCGGCCGTATCAACTTCATCGGTCAGGTGATCGAAGGGCTGGACCCCAAGGAACTGCGCGGCATCGTCGATCAGAACAAGGCGACGCTGGGTAGCGGCGTTTCCGCCGTTCTCGCCGTCACGGACGGACGCGCCAGCATCGCCGTGGGCGTCACCGATGACCTGACCGGCAGCGTCAGCGCAGTCGATCTGGTCCGGGCGGGCGTGGAGACCTTGGGCGGGAAGGGAGGCGGCGGCCGTCCCGACATGGCGCAAGGGGGCGGCCCGGACGGCGACAGGGCGGAAGCGGCCATAGAAGCGGTGAAGACGGCATTGGCGAAGGTTCCGGCCTAGAAGCGGCCTGCTCGCGCTGCTGCATTGGCTCGCGACATGCTTCGGGTCGCCGGAGCGTGATCGGATCCATCCGATCAGGGCACCTCATCGGCCCGCAGGCGGCGCAGCTTGGGCGCATTTTCAAGCTGGGCAGCATCCTTGATCCCGATGCGAAGGTCTTCCCGCATCTGGTGGATGGACGCGATCACCGGCCCCATCGCGACGCCCAGATCGACGAGTGCGGTCTCCGCCAATTGCAGCGAGCTTTCGAGCGTTTCGGGAACCGCGTCGCTCGCGCCGGCCCGGTAAAGCTGGGCCGCATGTTCGGTATCGCGGGCGCGGGCGATGATGGGCAGGTCCGGCACCCACCCGCGCACTCGCTTGGTCACGCGCACCGACAGGACCGGATCGTCCATCGTCAGGATCAGCGCGCGGGCATGGCCCAGCCGCAGCCGGTCCAGCATTTCCGTCCGCGCCACGTCTCCGAACAGGATCGGATAGCCGTCGCGGCGGGCCTCGGCGACCACATCGGGATCGGATTCCACGATGATGAAACGCTGCTTGTGTGTACCCAGCAGGTCGCAGACCATACGCCCGACGCGGCCGAATCCGATCACCACGGCCGCCGCCTCGATCTGTTCCTCCTTCACTTCCACCACCTCTTCGCCCAGCGCCATTTCAAGACGGCGGGCGATGTCGTGGCCGATGCGGGCGAGCAGCGGCGTGATGGTAAGTCCGATGGCGGTCACGATCTGCCAGAAGGCAGCGGTCGAAGGCAGGATCAGCTTGGCCGCCGCCGCCGCCGACAGCACGATCAGCGTGGTTTCGGATGGGCTGGACATCAGCACGCCCACCTCCAGCGCCACGCCCTTGCGCGCGCCGGAAAAATAGAGGAGCGCCGCCGTCACCAGCGTCTTGGCGAGGATCACGCCGGCCACCGCCAACACCAGACTCGGCCAGTTGGCCAGGATGACGCGCAGGTCGAGGCTCATGCCCACGGTGATGAGGAAAACGCCGAGCGCCAGTCCCTTGAACGGCGCGGTCATCACTTCGACCTCGCCATGATATTCGGTTTCCGCGATCAGCAGGCCCGCCAGCAGCGCGCCGACGATGGGCGAAAGGCCCGCGATGGATGTGGAGAGGCTGGAGACGATCACCACCAGCAGGCTGGCCGCCAGGAACACTTCGGGGCTCTTGGTGCGGGCGGCCTGGCTGAAGACATGAGGCAGGAAGAAGCGCCCGAGCACCAGCATGACGGCGATGGTGAGTCCGCCCTTGAGCAGTGTGTTCGCCAACTCGCTCCATGCGCCGTCCGGACTGGCGGCGACCGATGGAGCGAGCGCACCCAGCATGAAGATGATGGGGACGAGAGCCAGATCCTCGAACAACAGCATCGAGAAGGCTGCGCGTCCCACCGCGCTCTGCGTCCCCACCATGGGAAGCACGACGGCGGTCGAGGACAGGGCGAGCGCAAGGCCGAGGCCGATGGCTCCCGCCGTCGGCTGGCCCAATATGTAGAGACCCGCGGCGATCAGCAGGCCGCTGCCGATCAGTTCGGTCGCGCCGACGCCGAACACCTGCGCCCGCATCGTCCACAGGCGGCGGAAGCTCAATTCCAACCCTATGGAAAACAGCAATAATATGACGCCCAGTTCCGCGAAGGGCTCTATCGCCTGCTGGTTGGAAATGGTGAAATGATAGAGCCAGGGATATTCGCCCACCAGCGATCCCAGACCCGCCGGCCCCACCGCAAGGCCGACCAGGATGAACCCGATCACCGGGCTGATGCGGAAACGAGCGAAGCCGGGGATGACCAGACCGGCCGCGCCGAGGATGACGAGGGAATCGCTGAAGCTTTGAGGATTGATCGCACCGGCCATGCCATCATCATTGCGGCGCGGCGCATGAATATCCAGAGTTTTTCAGTAGAAAATGCAAAGACCGTCTTCAGTCGTCCCGGCTGAAGATGAAGGCCGTCGATTTGACAAGGCCGTTGGAAATGGTGGCGAGCGCATGATGCGCGCCGGGTACCTGCCTTTCGCCCGCGCGGTCCGTGACCTGCATCACCGCTTCGGCGAGTTGGGTCATGCCGTGCAATCGCCCTTCGCCCAGCGCGCCTCCGCCCGTGTTGATAGGCAGGCATCCGGTCAGGGTGCCATGTCCTTTGCGCAGGAAGGCGAGCGCTTCGCCTTGTTTGCAAAAACCCATGCCCTCCAGCCATGTCAGCACCAGCGGGCTGAAACCGTCATAAAGCTGTGCCGTGCTCATGTCGGCGGGCGAGAGGCCGGTCGTGGTCCAGAGACGCCCCGCGGTTTCGCGCGCGCCTTCCCACATATCCTCCAGATTCATTGGCGTTCCGCCCGCGCCATGGCGAGTGGACGCGGCAAAACCGGTGAGCAGGGCAGGCGGCTGCCGCAAATCGCGGGCGCGGTCGGTGGAGGTCAGGATGAGCGCGCAGCAGCCGTCCACCGGAATGTCGCAATCGAGGATGGACATGGGATCGGCAATCATGCGGGCGTTCAGATAATCCTCTGGCGCGATCGGCTTGCCGCGCCAGAAGGCGTTGGGGTTCAACTGGGCATTGGCGCGGTTGTCGGCGATATATCGGGCGAAATCGGCTCGTTCATAACCGTAGAGCTCGAAATAGCGGCGCATCACGATGGCGGCCCATGCGGGCGGCATGTTGAAGCCATATGGCGCGAGATACTGGTCCGTCCCCACCGCATGGACGGTATCGAAATTGACATAGCGGCCATCGGGCACATGCAGCGCGCGATAGACGATGACATGGTGGCACAGGCCCGCCGCGATCGCCAGCGCGCCGTCGATCAGGCTTTGCGTCACCATGCTGTTGGTCGATCCCGTCCACGCCACGTGGCCGGAAATGCCGAGCAGGTCGGACAGATACCATGGCGTCACGACGTCGATGCCTTCATCCACGCCCTTCTTCCCGCCATAGCGCGGCATGGTGGGGCTGGTGGCGATGCCGTCCAGATCGGCGCGGATGAGGCCCGCATCGGTCAGCGCCGCGTCGCAAGCCTGAACCGTGAGGGCCGCGAGGGATTTCCCCGAACGTCGCTCCAGTGGACTATAGCCGACTCCAGCGACGGCGACCTTGCCACTATGCGCCCACATCGTCATGCTTCCCTGACGCGGAATTGGATGAGAGCGCAGTCGTTTCCTACATCCTCGAACCACGCCTCCAGAGGAAGGTTGATGCGAAGCGTTTCCAACGCGGCGTCAATCAGGTTGGTGCTGAGCAGCAGGCCTTTCTGTTCCTCCAGTTCCACCACCGCGAGGATGACAGGGAGCCGATCCTGAAAACCCGGAGACGGCGGATCGTGTAGCACGGTCCAGCTATGTAGCGTCGCGCGGCCCGATACGTCCCGAAAATGCAGATCGCTGCCGCCGCATTTCCGGCATGCGGCTTCAGGCGGATAAGCGAGATGATTGCACTGCAGGCAGGCCTGAACGCAGAGCCGATGCGCCCGCGCGGCATCCCAGAAAGGCTGCGAGAGAGGGTCGGGCAAGGGAAGCGGTCGTTCGGTTGCCGGGGCCATTTTCCATCCTGCTCCCTATGCCGGCCGGATCGGCGCGAGAATTATGGTCTATGGTGCAATGTTATGAAGCGGGCGATTGCCATGTCAATGCGAGATCGCATTTGACATGAGATCAATACTGCACCAATGTGCAATAAATTGGAACGCCGTCGCAGGTTTCAGGAGAGGGACGCATGAAGAGGAAATGGCTTGTATTCACGGCAGGCGTGGCGCTGACGGGCGGCCTTTGGGGGTGCGGCGCGCTGACGGCCGGGGCAGGCAAGGACGCCAACTGGTCCAGCTATGGCGGCGACGATAATGAACAGCATTATAGCAGGCTGGAAGACGTCAACGAACAGAATGTCGGCAAGCTGGGGCTTGCATGGTCCTATGACATCGACACGTTCGATTCCTATTCCCAGCCGCTCCAGGTGGACGGCGTCCTCTATTTCGCGGTCGGGCTGAGCGTCGTTCATGCGCTGGACGCGCGCACCGGCAAGCTGCTCTGGCAATATGATCCCGATGTCGCGAGCCAGCCGGAAGCGAAAACACGCCAGCGGGCAGGATGGGGCACGCGCGGCATCGCCTATAAGGACGGGCTGGTCTTCACCGCGACCCGCGAAGGACGCCTGATCGCTGTCGATGCCAAGACCGGCAAGCCGCGCTGGTCCGTGCAGACGCTGGATGAGGCGGAAAACGGCTATATCACGGGTCCGCCATGGATAGCGGGCGACAAGGTCGTGATCGGTTTCGGCGGAGCGGATTACAGCCCCACGCGCGGCTATGTGACGGCTTATGATGTCAAGACGGGCAAGAAGGCGTGGCGCTGGTATGTCGTGCCCGGCGATCCGGCCAAGGGTTTCGAGAACAAGGCCATGGAAATGGCGGCCAAGACCTGGACCGGCGAATGGTGGAAATATGGCGGCGGCGGCACCGTGTGGCACGCCATGGCCTATGACGCCAAATATGACCGCATCTATATCGGCACCGGCAATGGCTGGCCGTGGAACCAGAAGATCCGCAGCCCCGGCGGCGGCGATAATCTGTTCCTTGGCTCCATCGTTGCGCTGGACGCCAAGACGGGCGAATATGTCTGGCATTATCAGACCAATCCCGGCGACAGCTACGACTTCAACAATGCGATGGACATCGAACTGGCCGATATCGAAATCGGCGGCAAGAAGCGTTCCGTGCTGATGCACGCGCCGAAGAACGGTTTCTTCTATGCGATCGACCGGGAGAATGGGAAGCTGATCTCCGCCGGCGAGTTCGCCAAGCAGACCTGGGCCAAGCGCATCGACCCCGAAACGGGAAGGCCGGAAACCAATCCGGATTCGCTCTATCCCAACGGCAAGACGTTCCTCATGTATCCCTTCGCCAATGGGGCGCATGGCGTGCAGGCCATGTCGTTCAGCCCCAAGACGGGCTACAGCTATATCCCGGTCATGGAAGGCGGTCGCTATGTCACCGACCCCGCCAATGTGAAAGACTGGCAGTATAAGCCCGGCATGTTCGTGAATACGGGCCTCGGCGCAGCTTCGGCCGACCTGCCGCCTCCGCCCCCCGCGACGAGCAAGCTGGTTGCCTGGGACGTGGCGAACAACAAGATCGCATGGTCTATCCCCCAGCCGCAGGTGTTCAATGGGGGAACGCTGGCGACGGGAGGCAATCTGGTCTTCCAGGGGACGAATGACGGCAATTTCAACGCATTTTCCGCCACGACAGGACGCAAGCTCTGGTCCTTCCCGGCGCAGAACGGCATATTGTCCGCGCCGATCAGCTATTCGGTCGACGGCAAGCAATATATCACTGTCCTCACCGGCTTCCGCAGCAGCTTTCCTAATTCGCCTAACTGGGATTATGCCCAGCAGTCGCGTCGGGTGCTGACTTTCACCATCGGCGGGACGAAGGTGCTGCCCAAGGTCGAGATGGCCGATATGCCCATCCAGGACGACCCCGCCTTCGTCGTCGATCCCGCCAAGGCGAAGATCGGCGCGGGCATCTACAACACGTCCTGCGTCATCTGTCATGGCGTGGGCATGATGGCGGGCGGCGCGGCGCCGGACCTACGGAAATCCGGCGTCCCGCTCGACGCGGACACCTTCCGTTCGGTTGTGCATGACGGAGCGCTGATGGCGCGCGGCATGGGGGCGTTCGGGCAGTTGACCGATGCGGAACTGGAAGGGCTGCGCCACTATATCCGTCTGCAAGCGCGTGAAACCGCCAAGAAGGGGAAATAGGCAAAAGAAAAGGCTCAGCCCTTCGTACGATTTTTCGTGCCGCTTCGGTTCTGTGGCGTCTTGCCTTACGCGGCGGACTGGAAGAAGGCGAAACCGGACCGGATGATTTGCGCTGCCATGTATATTCTTTATCATGGCGCCGCAAATCTTCGGCAGCCATATGGGCGCGAGAACTTGAGGGCGAAGAATTGGAAGGCAAGGACAACGCATCGGTCAGGGAAACGGGCGACAGGCCGCAGACCTACTCCAGTCCGGCGATCATCGAGCGCAGGCGCAGAATCCTGGAGGAAACCCGCAAGGTCATCGCCGAGCAGGGCATAGCCGCGCTCAGCATGAACGAGATCGGCCAGCGTGCGGGTGTGGCCAAGCGCACGCTCTATAACGCGTTCCAGACGCGCGAACGCATGATCGCGGCGGCCATTCAGGAATATTTCGACGATTTCGTCAGCCGGATCTCCTATTCCAGCGAACCCGGCACGTTGCAGCATAATCTGGAGCGGATGATTTCCGTGGTCCAGCGCAACCGCAAGATTCGCAACTATATCCGTGCGATCATGTCGCTCTATTTCAGTTCGGATGTCGATCATGACATCTGGGCCGCGATGCATTCGCCCGCCATGCACCATAATCGGCAGTGGATCAGCGCGCTGGAAGCGAAGAGGCATCTTCAGCCCTGGGTGAAGGTGGATAGTCTGGTCGACGATATCGTCCGGTTCGAATATGCGACGATCAACGACTGGGCGCAGGACCGCATCCCCGATGACGAGATCATCGTCCGCCTGGTGAGCGGGTATCTGTCCTGCATGCTGGGATCGCTCCGTGGCGCGGCGCGCAAGGAGGTGGACGCGTTGATCAAGGACATAGGGGAGCGCGGAATGGAAGCCTTGCCCGTACCCCGAAAATTGCGCGAGCAAAAAGAAGCGGCGTAAAATATATACCGATATGCAATTTTACTTGCGCCCTCCCGTCCGATTGATCTAGTCCCTTCCTGTGTCCCCGTCTGCTGTGGGGAAAGGAGAGTGAATATGGCTGAAACAAGCCCTGAACCCGAGCTTTTGTTCGAGCTGCGGGACAATGACATAGCGGTCATCACGTTCAACCGTTCCCGCTATCGCAACACCGTGTCCTTTGGCATGTGGGAGCAATTTTCCGCCGCGCTCGACCGTCTGGAAAATGCGACGCCCGTGCGCATGTTGATCCTTTGCGGTGCGGAAGGTTATTTCGGCAATGGCGGCGACGTGAAAGTGCCGCCCGCGCGGGGGCATGGGGCGCTGGCATTGGCATCGCGGCTGGAAATGGGGCAGCGGATCATTCGCCGGCTGCGCGCCCTTCCGATCCCTACGGTGGCAGCGGTCGAAGGCGGCGCATTCGGCATGTCGTGGAGCATCGCCATGGCCTGCGACATGATCTTCGCGGCGGAGGATGCGCGTTTCGGCGCGCCCTTCATCGATTATGGCGTGGTTCCCGATGGCGGGTCCGCATGGTTCCTGACGCGCCTGCTTGGCCGCGCACGTGCGGCGGAAATCCTCTTTTCGGGGCGGACTGTCAGTGCGGCGGAGGCATTGTCTCTGGACATCGTCAGCCGCATTGTGCCGCCCGGCACCGCCGTCGCCGAGGCAGAGGCGATGGGCGCGTCCATGGGGCAGGGTAACCGGCATACCATCGAATTGAGCAAAAGGCTGCTGGCGGAAGCCGAAACCGGCGACCTCGCGTCCGCGCATGCGCTGGAACTCGCCTATGGCCATATGTGTCAGGCCGGCGAGGAAGCGGAACGGGCGCGCGCAGCGTTCAAGACGCGATCCGCCGCGAAGAAGAAAGTGGCGGAATAAGGAGGCATCGCATGCAGTTCGATATGCGTTCGTTGCCGATGGCGACGCGCTACAAGATCATCAATTCGACGATCACACCCCGCCCGATCGCCTGGATCACTACCAGATCGGAGGCGGGCATCATCAACGCCGCGCCCTA
This genomic window from Sphingobium cloacae contains:
- a CDS encoding cation:proton antiporter domain-containing protein, whose amino-acid sequence is MAGAINPQSFSDSLVILGAAGLVIPGFARFRISPVIGFILVGLAVGPAGLGSLVGEYPWLYHFTISNQQAIEPFAELGVILLLFSIGLELSFRRLWTMRAQVFGVGATELIGSGLLIAAGLYILGQPTAGAIGLGLALALSSTAVVLPMVGTQSAVGRAAFSMLLFEDLALVPIIFMLGALAPSVAASPDGAWSELANTLLKGGLTIAVMLVLGRFFLPHVFSQAARTKSPEVFLAASLLVVIVSSLSTSIAGLSPIVGALLAGLLIAETEYHGEVEVMTAPFKGLALGVFLITVGMSLDLRVILANWPSLVLAVAGVILAKTLVTAALLYFSGARKGVALEVGVLMSSPSETTLIVLSAAAAAKLILPSTAAFWQIVTAIGLTITPLLARIGHDIARRLEMALGEEVVEVKEEQIEAAAVVIGFGRVGRMVCDLLGTHKQRFIIVESDPDVVAEARRDGYPILFGDVARTEMLDRLRLGHARALILTMDDPVLSVRVTKRVRGWVPDLPIIARARDTEHAAQLYRAGASDAVPETLESSLQLAETALVDLGVAMGPVIASIHQMREDLRIGIKDAAQLENAPKLRRLRADEVP
- a CDS encoding thiolase C-terminal domain-containing protein, translating into MTMWAHSGKVAVAGVGYSPLERRSGKSLAALTVQACDAALTDAGLIRADLDGIATSPTMPRYGGKKGVDEGIDVVTPWYLSDLLGISGHVAWTGSTNSMVTQSLIDGALAIAAGLCHHVIVYRALHVPDGRYVNFDTVHAVGTDQYLAPYGFNMPPAWAAIVMRRYFELYGYERADFARYIADNRANAQLNPNAFWRGKPIAPEDYLNARMIADPMSILDCDIPVDGCCALILTSTDRARDLRQPPALLTGFAASTRHGAGGTPMNLEDMWEGARETAGRLWTTTGLSPADMSTAQLYDGFSPLVLTWLEGMGFCKQGEALAFLRKGHGTLTGCLPINTGGGALGEGRLHGMTQLAEAVMQVTDRAGERQVPGAHHALATISNGLVKSTAFIFSRDD
- a CDS encoding Zn-ribbon domain-containing OB-fold protein; its protein translation is MAPATERPLPLPDPLSQPFWDAARAHRLCVQACLQCNHLAYPPEAACRKCGGSDLHFRDVSGRATLHSWTVLHDPPSPGFQDRLPVILAVVELEEQKGLLLSTNLIDAALETLRINLPLEAWFEDVGNDCALIQFRVREA
- a CDS encoding PQQ-dependent dehydrogenase, methanol/ethanol family: MKRKWLVFTAGVALTGGLWGCGALTAGAGKDANWSSYGGDDNEQHYSRLEDVNEQNVGKLGLAWSYDIDTFDSYSQPLQVDGVLYFAVGLSVVHALDARTGKLLWQYDPDVASQPEAKTRQRAGWGTRGIAYKDGLVFTATREGRLIAVDAKTGKPRWSVQTLDEAENGYITGPPWIAGDKVVIGFGGADYSPTRGYVTAYDVKTGKKAWRWYVVPGDPAKGFENKAMEMAAKTWTGEWWKYGGGGTVWHAMAYDAKYDRIYIGTGNGWPWNQKIRSPGGGDNLFLGSIVALDAKTGEYVWHYQTNPGDSYDFNNAMDIELADIEIGGKKRSVLMHAPKNGFFYAIDRENGKLISAGEFAKQTWAKRIDPETGRPETNPDSLYPNGKTFLMYPFANGAHGVQAMSFSPKTGYSYIPVMEGGRYVTDPANVKDWQYKPGMFVNTGLGAASADLPPPPPATSKLVAWDVANNKIAWSIPQPQVFNGGTLATGGNLVFQGTNDGNFNAFSATTGRKLWSFPAQNGILSAPISYSVDGKQYITVLTGFRSSFPNSPNWDYAQQSRRVLTFTIGGTKVLPKVEMADMPIQDDPAFVVDPAKAKIGAGIYNTSCVICHGVGMMAGGAAPDLRKSGVPLDADTFRSVVHDGALMARGMGAFGQLTDAELEGLRHYIRLQARETAKKGK
- a CDS encoding TetR/AcrR family transcriptional regulator, with translation MEGKDNASVRETGDRPQTYSSPAIIERRRRILEETRKVIAEQGIAALSMNEIGQRAGVAKRTLYNAFQTRERMIAAAIQEYFDDFVSRISYSSEPGTLQHNLERMISVVQRNRKIRNYIRAIMSLYFSSDVDHDIWAAMHSPAMHHNRQWISALEAKRHLQPWVKVDSLVDDIVRFEYATINDWAQDRIPDDEIIVRLVSGYLSCMLGSLRGAARKEVDALIKDIGERGMEALPVPRKLREQKEAA
- a CDS encoding enoyl-CoA hydratase/isomerase family protein: MAETSPEPELLFELRDNDIAVITFNRSRYRNTVSFGMWEQFSAALDRLENATPVRMLILCGAEGYFGNGGDVKVPPARGHGALALASRLEMGQRIIRRLRALPIPTVAAVEGGAFGMSWSIAMACDMIFAAEDARFGAPFIDYGVVPDGGSAWFLTRLLGRARAAEILFSGRTVSAAEALSLDIVSRIVPPGTAVAEAEAMGASMGQGNRHTIELSKRLLAEAETGDLASAHALELAYGHMCQAGEEAERARAAFKTRSAAKKKVAE